A window from Candidatus Tectomicrobia bacterium encodes these proteins:
- a CDS encoding phosphate/phosphonate ABC transporter permease: protein MNQAAVPPSPGASRERRILTGAGLLILLGSFAYTQSNPALLLSPEALRAIGSFAAAFFPPDLNRDFLSSSLGPVIETVQLATAGVALAILVGFPMALLAAGNFHLGGALFEGDPEPSPAVRRLRAAPYWLSRLLLNFMRSIPELIWALIFVRAVGLGPLAGILALGVAYAGILGKVFAEIMESADLRPALALRAAGASRPKVILYGIIPPIFRQFLSYALYRWECAMRAAAIMGFVGAGGLGQHIEIAMRMFEHRQTATLILELALLVAAADFISSRLRRKLA from the coding sequence GTGAATCAGGCGGCGGTCCCGCCCTCTCCGGGGGCATCCCGGGAGCGCAGAATCCTCACCGGCGCCGGCCTCCTCATTCTCCTGGGAAGCTTCGCCTACACTCAATCGAATCCGGCCCTCCTTCTCTCCCCGGAGGCGCTGCGCGCGATCGGGAGCTTCGCCGCCGCCTTCTTCCCGCCGGACCTGAACCGGGATTTCCTCTCCAGTTCCCTTGGACCCGTAATCGAAACCGTCCAATTGGCGACGGCGGGGGTGGCCTTGGCCATCCTCGTCGGTTTCCCGATGGCCCTCCTGGCCGCCGGCAATTTCCACCTTGGGGGCGCCCTTTTCGAGGGCGATCCCGAGCCTTCCCCGGCGGTGCGAAGACTACGGGCGGCGCCGTACTGGCTGTCGCGGCTCCTCCTCAACTTCATGCGCTCCATCCCGGAGCTGATCTGGGCCCTCATCTTCGTCCGCGCGGTGGGATTAGGCCCCCTGGCCGGCATTCTCGCGCTCGGGGTGGCCTACGCCGGCATCCTCGGCAAGGTCTTCGCCGAGATCATGGAAAGCGCGGACCTCCGCCCGGCCCTCGCCCTGCGCGCGGCGGGGGCGAGCCGCCCCAAGGTCATCCTCTACGGGATCATCCCGCCCATCTTCCGCCAGTTCCTCTCCTACGCGCTCTACCGGTGGGAATGCGCGATGCGGGCGGCCGCCATCATGGGCTTCGTGGGGGCGGGAGGCCTGGGCCAGCACATCGAGATTGCCATGCGCATGTTCGAGCACCGCCAGACGGCCACGCTCATCCTCGAGTTGGCCCTCCTCGTCGCGGCCGCGGATTTCATCAGCTCCCGCCTGCGGAGGAAGCTGGCATGA
- a CDS encoding RidA family protein — MPVEDQLKKLGLALPAAPAPVGAYVPCVVAQGLLFISGQLPLREGKLLHRGKVGAEVALPEAQDCARVCFLNALAQAKAALGSLDRVKRVVRMTGFVASAPDFTDQASVMNGASECAVGVFGDAGKHARLAIGVAELPLAVPIELEVIIEVM, encoded by the coding sequence ATGCCGGTTGAGGATCAGTTGAAGAAGCTCGGGCTTGCGCTGCCCGCCGCCCCCGCGCCGGTGGGCGCCTATGTTCCCTGCGTGGTGGCTCAGGGGCTGTTGTTCATCTCGGGGCAGCTCCCGCTGCGGGAGGGGAAGCTGCTCCACCGGGGGAAGGTAGGGGCTGAGGTGGCACTCCCGGAGGCCCAGGATTGCGCCCGGGTTTGTTTCCTGAACGCCTTGGCCCAGGCCAAGGCGGCCCTGGGGAGCCTCGACCGGGTGAAGCGGGTGGTTCGGATGACGGGATTCGTGGCCTCGGCGCCGGATTTCACCGATCAAGCTTCCGTGATGAACGGCGCCTCGGAGTGCGCCGTCGGCGTCTTCGGCGACGCGGGAAAGCATGCGCGCCTGGCCATCGGGGTGGCGGAGCTTCCCTTGGCTGTCCCGATCGAGCTTGAAGTGATTATCGAAGTCATGTAG
- a CDS encoding trypsin-like peptidase domain-containing protein, which produces MRGGIQNRRTWISGENGTPSNRHPLSCQSRLIQAQQSRRRSQQGQWKSIAALFVKMRSEMSSVSRKAKFRAIRKYGTLTLMGAVTFILGFSVALNIYLARFIPRMDGGYDNYAVFLKSARTDLPRISEAMVRLKTVTEFKPVDGGQGADGGQKEATLEGTGIVLGHGFILTVAHSLSQDKVKVMTPAGPVEMPAPDKVSEKTFLEWQGKSYPLKLILKDKKHDVALLKVPKNLDLPSFPFPIGDSDELQVGNFVYVIGNPLNSGVNVREGIVSALSPPPDISATAPADVDAFMLSNGLVPGDSGTPVVAIRDGKLELVGISHATIGTTRIGWAIRINSVQHLLIDALRKQGWNCNPLGPGEGRMDRKVSFVKLLEDFSCSPEIT; this is translated from the coding sequence ATGCGAGGGGGCATCCAGAACCGCCGAACATGGATATCTGGCGAAAACGGCACACCCAGCAACCGGCACCCCCTCTCTTGCCAAAGCCGGCTGATTCAAGCCCAGCAATCAAGACGCCGAAGCCAGCAAGGCCAATGGAAATCAATCGCCGCTCTCTTTGTCAAAATGAGGTCGGAAATGTCATCCGTTTCCCGCAAAGCCAAATTCCGCGCCATCCGCAAGTACGGGACGCTCACGTTGATGGGAGCCGTGACTTTCATCCTCGGTTTTTCCGTCGCCTTGAATATTTATCTGGCGAGATTCATTCCTCGGATGGATGGCGGCTACGACAATTACGCTGTGTTTTTGAAATCAGCGCGGACGGACCTGCCACGCATCTCCGAGGCGATGGTGAGGCTGAAGACGGTCACGGAATTCAAGCCGGTGGACGGGGGCCAAGGAGCGGACGGGGGGCAGAAAGAGGCCACCCTTGAAGGAACCGGAATCGTGCTCGGCCACGGCTTCATCCTGACCGTGGCGCATTCCCTCAGCCAAGACAAGGTGAAAGTCATGACACCGGCGGGGCCGGTCGAGATGCCCGCGCCGGACAAGGTATCGGAGAAGACTTTCCTGGAGTGGCAGGGAAAGTCCTATCCGCTCAAGCTCATCCTGAAGGACAAGAAGCATGACGTGGCGCTGCTCAAGGTCCCGAAGAACCTGGATCTTCCTTCCTTTCCCTTCCCCATCGGCGACAGCGACGAGCTGCAGGTGGGCAACTTCGTGTATGTCATCGGAAATCCCCTGAACTCCGGCGTCAACGTCCGGGAGGGCATCGTGAGCGCTCTGTCGCCGCCCCCCGACATCTCCGCAACGGCGCCGGCGGACGTGGACGCCTTCATGCTGAGCAACGGGCTTGTCCCCGGCGACAGCGGAACGCCGGTGGTCGCCATACGCGACGGGAAGCTCGAGCTGGTGGGCATTTCCCATGCCACCATCGGCACCACGCGCATCGGATGGGCCATCCGGATCAACTCCGTCCAACATCTGTTGATCGATGCCCTCAGGAAGCAGGGCTGGAATTGCAATCCGCTCGGACCCGGCGAGGGCCGGATGGACCGGAAAGTCTCTTTCGTGAAACTTCTCGAGGATTTCAGCTGCTCGCCCGAAATTACATAA
- a CDS encoding ABC transporter permease subunit, with translation MGAPIPRRPGGWGVLAAWGIPILLVLWSFNGVRGELAGFFTAESATQMWAYISRLWPPDRSPEFLLLVARATAETFAISVAGTAVAAAIAALLLYFAASDDVLGAGGEQESASPGRVMGRRAAYLAARAALNLMRSIPELVWAIIFVFAVGLGPFAGVLALGAHNGGVIGKLYAETLENVRRGPVEALRAGGARRSSAFLYGALPQAWSQLVAYTFYRWEVNIRAAAVLGFVGAGGLGQQMHIALSLFLESRLVTLIAAVFILVNAVDLMSGYLRRKLDAAF, from the coding sequence ATGGGCGCTCCCATCCCCCGCCGGCCTGGCGGATGGGGCGTCCTCGCCGCCTGGGGGATTCCCATCCTCCTCGTGCTGTGGAGCTTCAACGGCGTCCGGGGGGAGCTGGCGGGCTTCTTCACCGCCGAGAGCGCGACACAAATGTGGGCCTATATCTCGAGGCTCTGGCCGCCCGACCGCTCGCCGGAGTTCCTCCTTTTGGTGGCCCGCGCCACGGCCGAGACCTTCGCCATCTCGGTGGCGGGAACGGCGGTGGCGGCCGCCATCGCGGCGCTGCTCCTCTACTTCGCCGCCTCGGACGACGTCCTCGGAGCGGGCGGGGAGCAGGAAAGCGCCTCCCCGGGAAGAGTCATGGGCCGGCGCGCGGCCTACCTCGCCGCCCGCGCCGCCCTCAACCTCATGCGCTCGATTCCCGAGCTGGTGTGGGCCATCATCTTCGTCTTCGCCGTGGGGCTGGGCCCTTTCGCGGGGGTGTTGGCTCTGGGCGCTCATAACGGAGGGGTCATCGGAAAACTTTATGCCGAGACGCTGGAGAATGTCCGGAGGGGACCGGTGGAGGCGCTCAGGGCGGGAGGCGCGCGGCGGTCCTCGGCTTTTCTCTACGGAGCACTGCCTCAGGCGTGGTCCCAGCTCGTCGCCTACACCTTCTACCGCTGGGAGGTGAACATCCGCGCCGCGGCGGTATTGGGCTTCGTGGGAGCGGGCGGCCTGGGGCAGCAGATGCACATCGCGCTCTCTCTTTTTCTCGAATCCCGCCTCGTCACCCTCATCGCGGCCGTATTCATTCTGGTGAACGCCGTGGACTTGATGAGCGGCTACCTCAGAAGGAAGCTGGACGCGGCCTTCTGA
- a CDS encoding molybdenum cofactor guanylyltransferase, with translation MEPSQAEERFAFPAAILTGGRSRRMGRNKFLLPLGSEPVIRRVARILESIFSRVFAVGGDAPSLEPFGLPVVGDVLPGNDSLGGLHAAISCAGAPHVFVAGCDMPFLQPQLLRGLAARAGEADVVIPILEGFPEPLCAVYGQACEPAIRRRIAEGRLKMIGFHEEMRVLRVEEAEWRAWDPEGLSFRNLNTQQDYEWALAEVASKEDMNAG, from the coding sequence ATGGAACCGTCACAGGCGGAGGAGCGATTCGCGTTCCCGGCGGCCATCCTGACCGGCGGCCGGAGCCGGCGGATGGGGCGCAATAAGTTCCTTCTCCCGCTGGGTTCCGAGCCGGTGATCCGCCGGGTGGCGCGCATCCTGGAAAGCATCTTCTCGCGGGTGTTCGCCGTGGGGGGGGATGCACCCTCGCTCGAGCCCTTCGGCCTTCCAGTGGTCGGGGACGTGCTGCCGGGGAACGATTCCCTCGGCGGCCTCCATGCGGCGATCTCCTGCGCCGGGGCGCCCCACGTCTTCGTCGCCGGTTGCGATATGCCCTTTCTCCAGCCTCAGCTCCTTCGGGGCCTGGCGGCCCGGGCGGGCGAGGCGGACGTGGTAATCCCCATCCTGGAGGGATTTCCCGAACCGCTGTGCGCGGTCTATGGCCAGGCCTGCGAGCCCGCGATCCGGCGCCGGATCGCGGAGGGGCGTCTGAAGATGATCGGTTTTCACGAGGAAATGCGCGTGCTTCGGGTGGAGGAGGCGGAATGGAGGGCGTGGGACCCGGAGGGCCTCTCGTTCCGGAATCTGAATACGCAGCAGGATTACGAATGGGCGTTGGCCGAGGTGGCCTCGAAGGAGGACATGAATGCCGGTTGA
- a CDS encoding ammonia-forming cytochrome c nitrite reductase subunit c552: MRGKRLGFIVLAVVVAAAAMMGGLALLVNIMERKQEARNPFYRVVDLNDTIEDPAVWGKNFPLQYDRYLRTVDQVRTRYGGSEALPRTPSKADPRSVVSQSKIEEDPRLKTMWAGYAFSRDFREERGHAYMLEDQTFTERQIVAKQPGACAHCHASVYVPYKKLGNGDLIKGFEKMNQMPYMEARKLLNHPVACIDCHAPDTMQLRVTRPGFIEGIRDLKASQGIKDYDVNKMATRQEMRAYVCGQCHVEYYFKGAEKRLVYPWAKGLKVENIQAYYDEAKFRDWTHADTGAPTLKAQHPEFEMWSQGIHARSGVACADCHMPYERVGALKISDHHVRSPLLNINRACQTCHKWSESELKSRVEEIQQRTFKLRNIAMDALMALIADIKAARAGGFQGPALAEAQDFQRKAQFYLDFVEAENSTGFHAPQEAARILGESIDFARKGQLALRKGPQAASSNGR; encoded by the coding sequence ATGCGCGGCAAGCGGCTCGGTTTCATCGTCCTGGCGGTTGTCGTCGCGGCGGCCGCGATGATGGGAGGCCTCGCGCTCCTGGTCAACATCATGGAGCGGAAACAGGAGGCGAGGAATCCCTTCTACCGGGTGGTCGATCTGAACGACACTATTGAGGACCCCGCGGTCTGGGGCAAGAATTTCCCCCTCCAGTACGACCGCTACCTCCGGACCGTGGACCAAGTGCGCACCCGCTACGGGGGCAGCGAGGCGCTGCCGCGTACCCCGTCGAAGGCCGACCCCCGCTCGGTCGTCTCGCAATCCAAGATCGAGGAGGACCCCCGGCTGAAGACCATGTGGGCCGGCTACGCCTTCTCGAGAGATTTCCGGGAGGAGCGCGGCCATGCCTACATGCTCGAGGATCAGACTTTCACCGAGCGCCAGATCGTGGCGAAGCAGCCGGGCGCCTGCGCGCACTGCCACGCCTCGGTCTACGTCCCGTACAAGAAGCTGGGGAACGGGGACCTGATCAAGGGCTTCGAGAAGATGAACCAGATGCCCTACATGGAGGCCCGGAAGCTCCTCAATCACCCCGTGGCCTGCATCGATTGCCACGCTCCCGACACCATGCAGCTCCGCGTTACGCGGCCGGGCTTCATCGAGGGAATCCGCGACCTCAAGGCTTCGCAGGGGATCAAGGACTACGACGTGAACAAGATGGCCACCCGCCAGGAGATGCGCGCCTATGTCTGCGGGCAGTGCCACGTCGAATATTACTTCAAGGGCGCCGAGAAGCGGCTGGTCTATCCCTGGGCGAAAGGCCTGAAAGTCGAAAATATCCAGGCCTACTACGACGAAGCCAAGTTCCGGGACTGGACCCACGCCGACACGGGTGCCCCCACCCTGAAGGCCCAGCACCCCGAGTTCGAGATGTGGAGCCAGGGCATCCATGCCCGCTCGGGTGTAGCCTGCGCCGATTGCCACATGCCCTACGAGCGGGTGGGCGCCCTCAAGATAAGCGACCACCACGTGCGCAGCCCTCTCCTCAACATCAACCGCGCGTGCCAGACCTGCCACAAGTGGTCCGAGAGCGAGCTGAAGAGCCGGGTGGAAGAGATCCAGCAGCGGACCTTCAAGCTCCGGAACATTGCCATGGACGCCCTGATGGCGCTGATCGCGGACATCAAAGCGGCGCGGGCCGGGGGTTTCCAGGGTCCGGCGCTGGCCGAGGCGCAGGATTTCCAGCGCAAGGCCCAGTTCTACCTAGATTTCGTCGAGGCCGAGAATTCCACCGGCTTCCACGCCCCCCAGGAGGCGGCCCGCATCCTGGGCGAGTCCATCGATTTCGCGCGGAAGGGGCAGCTTGCGCTGCGGAAAGGGCCGCAGGCGGCGTCCTCCAACGGCCGGTGA
- a CDS encoding trypsin-like peptidase domain-containing protein → MAHRKLLLLLVLIPFLAGAAPSPETELSLLRRIEEVFSSVAERVKPAVVSIRAERLRVAASAPREGEGETPPHPEIPRFATGSGVIIDPRGYILTNNHVVADAETLIVRLSDNTPYRAAVVGTDPYTDLALLKIDVNRNLPAATLGNSDKVRVGQWAIAVGDPFGITRTFTVGVVSGIGRTGVGVARYEYFIQTDAAINRGNSGGPLLNIDGEVIGINTAIPSPGSGLGFSIPINMAKDVITHLRDSGQFVRGYLGVTIQPVADDMVHILGLPRAQGALVGSLLPDGPAKKAGIEVGDVIVGLDGKEIHDTAHLQRLVGWTPPGKAVKVDVVRSGRRKTMDITVTVLPGEGRPKPADIGPKSQQNGAYGMKLENLTPELMKQNQLGSPEGVLVREVESGSRAFHDGLRPGMVIRELIYRSPQEGAPPVRSGVRNLEDLENLLRRLPAGADVIARLVRGSTQGERSFFTVLHSLRGK, encoded by the coding sequence ATGGCACATCGAAAGCTCCTGCTGCTCTTGGTTTTGATTCCTTTCTTGGCGGGAGCGGCGCCCAGCCCCGAGACGGAGCTCTCGCTTCTTCGCCGCATCGAAGAAGTCTTCTCCTCGGTGGCGGAGCGGGTGAAGCCGGCCGTGGTGAGCATCCGGGCCGAGCGCCTGAGGGTCGCCGCGTCGGCTCCGCGGGAGGGAGAGGGCGAGACGCCGCCCCACCCGGAGATCCCGCGGTTCGCCACCGGCTCGGGCGTCATCATTGATCCGAGGGGTTATATCCTGACCAACAACCATGTCGTGGCGGACGCCGAGACCCTCATCGTCCGCCTGTCCGACAACACGCCCTATCGGGCTGCTGTCGTGGGAACCGATCCTTATACCGACCTCGCGCTCCTTAAGATCGACGTCAACCGGAACCTCCCGGCGGCCACGCTGGGCAACAGCGACAAGGTGAGGGTGGGGCAGTGGGCCATCGCCGTAGGCGATCCATTCGGCATCACCCGGACCTTCACCGTGGGCGTGGTGAGCGGTATCGGCCGGACGGGCGTGGGGGTGGCCCGTTACGAATACTTCATCCAGACCGACGCGGCCATCAACCGGGGGAACAGCGGCGGGCCTCTTTTAAACATCGACGGAGAGGTGATCGGCATCAACACGGCCATCCCCTCGCCTGGAAGCGGCTTGGGCTTCTCTATCCCGATCAACATGGCCAAGGACGTGATCACGCACCTGCGGGACTCGGGCCAGTTCGTGCGGGGCTACCTGGGGGTGACGATCCAGCCCGTGGCAGACGATATGGTACATATTCTCGGTCTTCCGCGCGCTCAGGGCGCCCTGGTGGGCTCGCTCCTGCCTGACGGGCCCGCGAAGAAGGCGGGCATCGAAGTGGGCGACGTTATCGTGGGCCTGGACGGGAAAGAGATCCACGACACTGCCCATCTGCAGCGGCTGGTCGGCTGGACCCCTCCCGGCAAAGCCGTGAAGGTGGATGTGGTCCGAAGCGGCCGGCGCAAGACCATGGATATCACTGTCACCGTCCTGCCCGGGGAGGGCCGTCCCAAACCCGCCGACATCGGCCCGAAAAGCCAGCAGAACGGGGCCTATGGAATGAAGCTGGAGAACCTGACGCCCGAGCTCATGAAGCAGAACCAGCTTGGGTCGCCAGAGGGAGTCCTGGTCCGGGAAGTGGAGTCTGGAAGCCGGGCCTTCCACGACGGGCTCCGGCCCGGAATGGTCATCCGGGAGCTCATCTACCGCTCTCCCCAGGAGGGCGCGCCGCCTGTCCGCTCGGGGGTCCGGAATCTGGAGGATTTGGAGAACTTGCTCCGCCGGCTTCCTGCTGGTGCCGATGTGATCGCGCGCCTAGTGCGCGGCTCCACCCAGGGCGAGCGCTCCTTTTTCACGGTGCTGCATAGCCTTCGCGGCAAATAA
- the lgt gene encoding prolipoprotein diacylglyceryl transferase has protein sequence MSPTIVQIGPFALRWYGLMYVLAVVAGAWLVHREAQRTRLPIIFDEIMNFGILVMFAGIVGGRIYYVAFNWDFYGRHPWEIIQIWHGGLAIHGGLIGGILAGWLYLRRRPIHIWKFADAVAPAIMLGQVFGRFGNFMNGDAHGVPTGKPWGVIFPPTSLAGRQFPGQPIHPVMLYELVLNLFFFFVMMRLRFRPHRPGFIFCLYFIFYAISRAAVTGFRADDLWLGPVRAPYVASAVMAAVFGLVIWRWRLWEDPEKA, from the coding sequence TTGAGCCCGACCATCGTCCAAATCGGCCCCTTCGCGCTCCGCTGGTACGGGTTGATGTACGTTCTCGCCGTCGTGGCCGGCGCATGGCTCGTCCACCGCGAGGCCCAGCGCACTCGGCTCCCGATCATCTTCGACGAGATCATGAACTTCGGAATCCTCGTGATGTTCGCCGGCATCGTGGGCGGCCGCATCTACTACGTGGCCTTCAACTGGGATTTCTACGGCCGTCACCCTTGGGAGATCATCCAGATCTGGCACGGCGGCCTCGCCATCCACGGCGGGCTCATCGGCGGAATCCTGGCGGGCTGGCTCTACCTCAGGCGCCGTCCGATCCACATTTGGAAATTCGCCGACGCGGTGGCGCCGGCGATCATGCTCGGGCAGGTGTTCGGCCGCTTCGGCAACTTCATGAACGGGGATGCCCACGGCGTGCCGACCGGCAAGCCGTGGGGCGTGATATTTCCCCCCACGAGCCTCGCGGGGCGGCAGTTCCCAGGCCAGCCCATTCACCCCGTCATGCTCTACGAGCTGGTGCTGAACCTGTTCTTCTTCTTCGTGATGATGCGCCTTCGGTTCAGGCCGCACCGCCCGGGCTTCATTTTCTGCCTCTATTTCATCTTCTACGCGATCAGCCGCGCCGCCGTCACCGGCTTCCGCGCCGACGATCTTTGGCTCGGGCCGGTCCGCGCCCCCTATGTCGCGAGCGCCGTCATGGCCGCCGTCTTCGGCCTCGTCATCTGGCGCTGGCGGCTTTGGGAGGACCCGGAGAAAGCCTAG
- a CDS encoding acyl-CoA thioesterase yields the protein MPREEFRYKAEFRVRFGETDLQGVVFNANYLLYVDTAQMDYLRDVGVPYSLMRSEGHDIVIVEANLQFKSPARFDEIIDAYVRVPEIGNTSVRMEFELYERGSGRLVASARTIYVIVQEKTGEPVRVPSYLRRAVREFEGNSSIAPE from the coding sequence GTGCCCCGCGAAGAATTCCGCTACAAGGCCGAGTTCCGCGTCCGCTTCGGTGAGACGGACCTCCAGGGAGTGGTCTTTAACGCCAACTATCTGCTCTACGTGGACACCGCGCAGATGGACTACTTGCGCGATGTGGGCGTCCCCTATTCCCTCATGCGGAGCGAAGGGCACGATATCGTGATCGTGGAGGCCAACCTCCAGTTCAAATCACCGGCCCGCTTCGATGAGATCATCGACGCCTACGTCCGCGTCCCGGAGATCGGGAACACGAGCGTTCGCATGGAATTCGAGCTCTACGAGCGGGGGAGCGGCCGCCTCGTGGCCTCGGCCCGCACCATCTACGTCATTGTCCAGGAGAAGACCGGCGAGCCGGTCCGCGTGCCGTCCTACCTTCGCCGGGCCGTGCGGGAGTTCGAGGGAAACAGCTCGATCGCGCCGGAGTGA
- a CDS encoding molybdopterin molybdotransferase MoeA, whose product MAESAASERPCMISVEEAQQAILFRIQPLGRARVPILEALGRVLAEDVHSPRDIPPWPNSAMDGYAVRSQDVAQASRERPETLRVVDEVRAGIESTRTLGPGEAIRIMTGAPIPRGADAVVLVEETEKAGKDEVRIFLAVPSGEAVRVAGEDVKRGTKVFSAGVRVNAAAVGMLANLGRPAVYVYQKPRVAILSTGDELLDLGEVPAAGQIFNSNSYALAAQVLEAGGEPIQLGIARDTAADLERHLRDGLGADLVLTSGGVSVGDFDLVKGILGGLGSEMHFWRVRMKPGKPMAFGTLQGKPVFGLPGNPVSTMVSFELFVRPSLLKMQGHRRLFRPRVEARLLHPLSKTPERRHYVRAVATRTEEEWTVQAVEAQGSNILHSMVRANALVVFREFETDLAAGSKVQTLLIEESSALADEPEQVTGAGALVSAG is encoded by the coding sequence ATGGCCGAATCGGCCGCCAGCGAGAGGCCCTGCATGATCAGCGTCGAGGAAGCACAGCAGGCCATCCTTTTCCGAATCCAGCCCCTGGGCCGGGCGCGCGTGCCGATCCTGGAGGCGCTGGGGCGCGTTCTGGCGGAGGACGTCCATTCGCCCCGGGACATCCCCCCCTGGCCGAACTCCGCGATGGACGGCTACGCCGTCCGCTCCCAGGACGTGGCGCAGGCCTCGAGGGAGCGCCCGGAGACTCTCCGGGTGGTGGACGAGGTGCGGGCGGGGATTGAGTCCACCCGCACCCTTGGCCCGGGCGAGGCCATCCGCATCATGACCGGGGCGCCCATCCCCCGGGGGGCCGACGCCGTCGTCCTGGTCGAGGAGACCGAGAAGGCGGGAAAGGACGAAGTGCGGATTTTCCTCGCGGTGCCTTCGGGCGAGGCCGTCCGCGTGGCGGGCGAGGACGTGAAGAGGGGGACGAAAGTCTTTTCCGCGGGCGTCCGCGTCAACGCCGCGGCGGTCGGCATGCTGGCGAACCTGGGGCGGCCGGCCGTCTATGTCTATCAGAAGCCCCGCGTGGCCATCCTCTCGACCGGGGATGAGCTGCTGGACCTGGGGGAGGTCCCGGCGGCGGGACAGATCTTCAACTCGAATTCCTACGCGCTGGCCGCCCAGGTGCTGGAGGCGGGGGGGGAGCCGATTCAGCTCGGCATCGCCCGAGACACTGCGGCGGACCTCGAGCGCCACCTGCGGGACGGCCTGGGCGCCGACCTGGTGCTGACGAGCGGTGGGGTGTCGGTGGGGGATTTCGATCTTGTGAAGGGCATCCTCGGGGGCCTCGGCAGCGAAATGCATTTCTGGCGGGTGCGGATGAAGCCTGGGAAGCCGATGGCGTTCGGTACCCTCCAGGGGAAGCCCGTCTTCGGCCTCCCGGGCAACCCCGTCTCCACCATGGTGAGCTTCGAGTTGTTCGTCCGTCCCTCCCTCCTCAAGATGCAGGGCCACCGGCGGCTTTTCCGGCCGCGGGTGGAAGCCCGGCTGCTCCATCCGCTGAGCAAGACGCCCGAGCGGCGTCATTACGTCCGGGCCGTGGCCACGCGAACGGAGGAGGAGTGGACGGTCCAGGCGGTCGAGGCCCAGGGATCCAACATCCTCCACTCGATGGTGCGGGCGAACGCATTGGTCGTTTTCCGGGAGTTCGAGACCGACCTTGCGGCCGGTTCCAAGGTTCAGACGCTCCTGATCGAAGAGAGCTCTGCCCTCGCGGACGAGCCCGAGCAGGTGACGGGAGCGGGGGCCCTGGTTTCGGCCGGATGA
- the nrfH gene encoding cytochrome c nitrite reductase small subunit, producing the protein MGQSGLFWAALLSAGLVGAATGTGAYVFLYAKGASYLTNDPAACANCHVMAEQYSGWLASSHRAVAVCNDCHTPPDLVGKYQTKMLNGWNHSVAFTTGRFHEPIQINARNLDVTERACRSCHQEIVNAIAHGQEGAPATDCVRCHRSVGHLH; encoded by the coding sequence ATGGGCCAAAGCGGATTGTTCTGGGCCGCGCTTCTCTCGGCGGGCTTGGTCGGGGCGGCAACCGGCACGGGTGCCTACGTGTTCCTGTATGCGAAAGGCGCCTCCTACCTCACGAACGATCCGGCGGCATGCGCCAACTGCCATGTCATGGCGGAGCAATATTCCGGCTGGCTCGCCTCGAGCCACCGCGCCGTCGCCGTCTGCAACGACTGCCATACGCCGCCGGACCTGGTCGGCAAGTACCAGACCAAGATGCTGAACGGCTGGAATCATTCGGTCGCCTTCACCACCGGCCGCTTCCATGAGCCCATCCAGATCAACGCCCGCAACCTGGACGTGACGGAGAGGGCCTGCCGGAGCTGCCATCAGGAAATCGTGAACGCCATCGCCCACGGCCAGGAGGGGGCGCCCGCCACCGATTGCGTCCGTTGCCACCGGTCGGTGGGGCACCTGCACTAG